One genomic region from Tachysurus fulvidraco isolate hzauxx_2018 chromosome 14, HZAU_PFXX_2.0, whole genome shotgun sequence encodes:
- the LOC125138519 gene encoding uncharacterized protein LOC125138519 isoform X3: protein MINPVTLLMTFACVRELCLENNSCSPEQPAFTICIIKNCGEAVMPCVKKTIQEVVKEVKREDPSASTELLHLQAAAAVLEDIQAVLHCFKKIDESLINTTFCFIDAFLGDHDTPTFMSSDTGYISCWIKETLRGFIGCFDGYDLMTLQSLQQHFAGSLENSNCFLKKFPSLSEKCIPESMQFYGKPSLAQLLRLANSREEFGDCSTMWLDTWNECTHESWDLPGANRTLPTVAKDVYVCGIHEMIAATAKC from the exons ATGATAAACCCTGTGACTTTACTCATGACTTTtg CCTGTGTAAGAGAGTTGTGTTTGGAGAACAACTCCTGCAGCCCTGAACAACCTGCATTCACAA tttGCATCATTAAGAATTGTGGAGAAGCTGTAATGCCATGTGTGAAGAAGACAATTCAAGAGGTCGTAAAAGAAG TGAAGAGAGAAGATCCCTCAGCATCTACTGAACTTCTGCATCTTCAGGCTG CAGCTGCTGTGTTGGAAGACATCCAGGCTGTTCTTCATTGTTTCAAAAAGATTGATGAGAGTCTCATCAACACCACAT TTTGTTTTATCGATGCTTTTCTGGGAGACCATGACACGCCAACCTTCATGTCCAGTGATACAG GTTATATTTCATGCTGGATCAAAGAGACTTTAAGAGGATTCATCGGCTGCTTCGATGGCTACGATCTGATGACTTTGCAGAGTCTCC AACAACATTTTGCAGGCAGTCTCG AGAATTCTAACTGTTTTCTGAAGAAGTTTCCTTCCTTGAGCGAGAAATGCATTCCAGAGTCCATGCAGTTTTATG GTAAACCGTCACTAGCTCAGTTACTGAGACTTGCTAACAGCAGGGAAG AATTTGGTGACTGTAGCACCATGTGGCTCGACACCTGGAACGAATGCACGCATGAGTCCTGGGATCTTCCTG gtgccAACAGAACCCTCCCAACCGTGGCGAAAG ATGTGTACGTCTGTGGCATTCATGAGATGATCGCAGCAACTGCAAAGTGTTGA
- the LOC125138519 gene encoding uncharacterized protein LOC125138519 isoform X1 has product MINPVTLLMTFACVRELCLENNSCSPEQPAFTICIIKNCGEAVMPCVKKTIQEVVKEVKREDPSASTELLHLQAAAAVLEDIQAVLHCFKKIDESLINTTFCFIDAFLGDHDTPTFMSSDTGYISCWIKETLRGFIGCFDGYDLMTLQSLQQHFAGSLENSNCFLKKFPSLSEKCIPESMQFYGKLPLGKPSLAQLLRLANSREEFGDCSTMWLDTWNECTHESWDLPGANRTLPTVAKDVYVCGIHEMIAATAKC; this is encoded by the exons ATGATAAACCCTGTGACTTTACTCATGACTTTtg CCTGTGTAAGAGAGTTGTGTTTGGAGAACAACTCCTGCAGCCCTGAACAACCTGCATTCACAA tttGCATCATTAAGAATTGTGGAGAAGCTGTAATGCCATGTGTGAAGAAGACAATTCAAGAGGTCGTAAAAGAAG TGAAGAGAGAAGATCCCTCAGCATCTACTGAACTTCTGCATCTTCAGGCTG CAGCTGCTGTGTTGGAAGACATCCAGGCTGTTCTTCATTGTTTCAAAAAGATTGATGAGAGTCTCATCAACACCACAT TTTGTTTTATCGATGCTTTTCTGGGAGACCATGACACGCCAACCTTCATGTCCAGTGATACAG GTTATATTTCATGCTGGATCAAAGAGACTTTAAGAGGATTCATCGGCTGCTTCGATGGCTACGATCTGATGACTTTGCAGAGTCTCC AACAACATTTTGCAGGCAGTCTCG AGAATTCTAACTGTTTTCTGAAGAAGTTTCCTTCCTTGAGCGAGAAATGCATTCCAGAGTCCATGCAGTTTTATGGTAAATTACCTCTAG GTAAACCGTCACTAGCTCAGTTACTGAGACTTGCTAACAGCAGGGAAG AATTTGGTGACTGTAGCACCATGTGGCTCGACACCTGGAACGAATGCACGCATGAGTCCTGGGATCTTCCTG gtgccAACAGAACCCTCCCAACCGTGGCGAAAG ATGTGTACGTCTGTGGCATTCATGAGATGATCGCAGCAACTGCAAAGTGTTGA
- the ugt5e1 gene encoding UDP glucuronosyltransferase 5 family, polypeptide E1, with protein sequence MFHRTAPLIAALLWTQTSLTSAGNILVYPVEGSRWVNMNIILKELHRRGHELTVVRSSMSLQVPENAPHYRSLTVRVSEAINLDKPDQTALLLKNTIESRRSKWSVLALIAAYQTFFNLMEQGNRVSAEMLRTILEDKTLIKNLQNAKFDLMLTDPFYGSGVVLGSYLGLPIVLNVRWIMSREAHFAIAPSPLSYIPTFGSELSDRMTFRDRLKNLWHHSLIQYLDHMITRPAFQALVSEFIDPKADIFSLTQGADLWLMRVDFAFEFPRPTMPNVAYVGGFQCKPSSPLPDELELFMQTSGEHGVIVMCFGTRFEGLDFNLSEIFASANARLPQKVVWRHGGPKPSTVGNNTLILDWIPQNDLLGHPKTKVFITHGGTNGIYEAIYHGVPILAIPLILDQFDNVVRLKAKGIAEVLEVTELDVDALTRSLQNIVDEKQPYMENMRKISSLHHDTPLKPMDSIIFWLEFVMRHKVAAHLHTESYKMSWFAYYNVDIFAFQCL encoded by the coding sequence ATGTTCCACCGCACTGCACCGCTCATTGCTGCCCTCCTGTGGACGCAAACGTCTCTCACCAGTGCAGGAAACATCCTGGTGTATCCGGTAGAAGGAAGTCGCTGGGTCAACATGAACATCATCCTGAAGGAACTACATAGACGAGGTCACGAACTGACAGTTGTACGTTCTTCTATGAGTTTACAGGTTCCTGAAAATGCTcctcactacagatcactgaCCGTCCGGGTCTCTGAAGCGATAAACCTGGATAAACCTGACCAAACGGCGTTGCTCTTGAAGAACACTATCGAAAGCAGAAGAAGTAAATGGTCCGTTCTTGCCCTGATAGCTGCGTATCAAACGTTTTTTAACCTTATGGAGCAAGGTAACCGAGTGAGTGCAGAAATGTTAAGGACCATATTGGAGGATAAAACCTTAATAAAAAATCTCCAAAACGCCAAGTTTGATTTGATGTTGACGGATCCGTTTTATGGAAGCGGAGTTGTCCTGGGGTCGTACTTGGGTCTACCGATAGTGCTGAATGTCCGCTGGATAATGTCCAGAGAAGCACACTTTGCAATCGCACCTTCTCCTCTTTCATACATTCCAACATTTGGATCTGAACTGAGTGACAGAATGACCTTCAGAGACAGACTGAAGAATTTGTGGCATCATTCTCTCATCCAGTATTTGGATCACATGATCACTAGACCGGCTTTTCAGGCTCTCGTATCTGAGTTTATCGATCCAAAGGCTGATATTTTCTCCCTCACACAAGGTGCAGATCTGTGGCTCATGCGAGTAGATTTTGCCTTCGAGTTTCCTCGGCCCACGATGCCGAACGTGGCGTACGTCGGGGGATTTCAGTGCAAGCCTTCCAGTCCTTTACCTGATGAGTTGGAGCTGTTCATGCAGACTTCAGGGGAACATGGTGTCATCGTCATGTGTTTTGGAACTCGGTTTGAAGGTTTGGACTTCAATCTATCTGAAATCTTTGCCTCTGCCAACGCTCGTCTACCGCAGAAGGTCGTGTGGCGTCATGGAGGACCAAAACCTTCCACAGTGGGCAACAACACACTAATATTAGACTGGATTCCACAAAATGATCTTCTTGGACATCCCAAAACGAAGGTTTTCATAACTCACGGAGGAACAAATGGTATCTACGAGGCCATCTATCATGGAGTCCCGATCTTGGCCATACCACTGATCCTGGACCAGTTTGACAACGTGGTACGTCTGAAAGCTAAAGGCATAGCAGAAGTTCTGGAGGTCACCGAACTGGATGTTGATGCACTGACTCGATCTCTTCAGAACATCGTGGATGAAAAGCAGCCCTACATGGAGAACATGCGTAAGATTTCCTCTCTACATCATGACACGCCACTAAAACCGATGGACAGCATCATCTTCTGGTTGGAATTTGTCATGAGGCATAAAGTTGCAGCTCATTTGCACACCGAGTCATATAAGATGTCCTGGTTTGCATATTATAATGTGGACATTTTTGCATTTCAGTGTTTATGA
- the LOC125138519 gene encoding uncharacterized protein LOC125138519 isoform X2, which yields MINPVTLLMTFACVRELCLENNSCSPEQPAFTICIIKNCGEAVMPCVKKTIQEVVKEVKREDPSASTELLHLQAAAVLEDIQAVLHCFKKIDESLINTTFCFIDAFLGDHDTPTFMSSDTGYISCWIKETLRGFIGCFDGYDLMTLQSLQQHFAGSLENSNCFLKKFPSLSEKCIPESMQFYGKLPLGKPSLAQLLRLANSREEFGDCSTMWLDTWNECTHESWDLPGANRTLPTVAKDVYVCGIHEMIAATAKC from the exons ATGATAAACCCTGTGACTTTACTCATGACTTTtg CCTGTGTAAGAGAGTTGTGTTTGGAGAACAACTCCTGCAGCCCTGAACAACCTGCATTCACAA tttGCATCATTAAGAATTGTGGAGAAGCTGTAATGCCATGTGTGAAGAAGACAATTCAAGAGGTCGTAAAAGAAG TGAAGAGAGAAGATCCCTCAGCATCTACTGAACTTCTGCATCTTCAGGCTG CTGCTGTGTTGGAAGACATCCAGGCTGTTCTTCATTGTTTCAAAAAGATTGATGAGAGTCTCATCAACACCACAT TTTGTTTTATCGATGCTTTTCTGGGAGACCATGACACGCCAACCTTCATGTCCAGTGATACAG GTTATATTTCATGCTGGATCAAAGAGACTTTAAGAGGATTCATCGGCTGCTTCGATGGCTACGATCTGATGACTTTGCAGAGTCTCC AACAACATTTTGCAGGCAGTCTCG AGAATTCTAACTGTTTTCTGAAGAAGTTTCCTTCCTTGAGCGAGAAATGCATTCCAGAGTCCATGCAGTTTTATGGTAAATTACCTCTAG GTAAACCGTCACTAGCTCAGTTACTGAGACTTGCTAACAGCAGGGAAG AATTTGGTGACTGTAGCACCATGTGGCTCGACACCTGGAACGAATGCACGCATGAGTCCTGGGATCTTCCTG gtgccAACAGAACCCTCCCAACCGTGGCGAAAG ATGTGTACGTCTGTGGCATTCATGAGATGATCGCAGCAACTGCAAAGTGTTGA